A region from the Lolium perenne isolate Kyuss_39 chromosome 4, Kyuss_2.0, whole genome shotgun sequence genome encodes:
- the LOC127291754 gene encoding uncharacterized protein translates to MCDTPRRLLAIVAVASLLNFTAAASSSSSSNTDDLQTLLCLKLHLSSSPAASRRLGSWAQNSSLHFCSWPGVTCSNESHVVALDLEKSSLDGQIPPCIANLTLLSRVHFPGNLLSGHIPAQLGDLSRLTYLNLSYNSLTGSIPSTLSSTTSPQLQVIDLGNNQLTGDIPETLGALRNLSVLRLARNSLTGHIPLSLGSSGSSLVSVILTNNSLTGPVPPALASSSSLQVLDLVRNNLDGEIPAALFNSTSLQRLALGWNNFAGSIPAVSNVDSPLQSLILSVNNLAGTIPWTLGNFSSLQTLLLAANSLQGSIPASIGEIPNLQVLDMSYNRLSGTVPSSLYNLSSLTYLSLAVNDFIGGIPFDIGYTLPSIQILILQENNFQGKIPLSLANATDFVSINLGANAFHGVIPSFGSLPALNDLILASNQLEAGDWSFLSSLANCTQLQVLSLGTNMMQGNLPSSVGSLANSLQALVLHANMISGSIPPEIGNLTNLAYIRMEQNQFAGDLPDAIGNLANLTFLNLSRNRLSGRIPLSIGKLRQLNKLLLQDNNLSGPIPRTLGDCNGLITLNLSCNALNESIPKELFFLDSLSEGLDLSHNQLSGQIPQEIGGLINIGRLNFSNNYLSGHIPTALGSCVRLEFLRLESNSLDGRIPGSFINLRGTVQIDLSRNNLSGEIPNFFQSFNSLRLLNLSFNDLEGQMPQGGIFQNSSEVFVQGNTMLCSSSPMLQLPLCVASSRDRRTRRNLMITGISVAAVALVAFSFVVFILVKRSKRSKQSDNPSFTEMKSFSYADLVKATNGFSQDNLVGSGAYGAVYKAVLESETIGVVAIKVFKLDQLGAPKSFIAECEAFRNTRHHNLVRVISVCSTWDNRGNDFKALIIEYMANGTLESWIYSETRRPLSLGSRVTIAVDIAAALDYLHNSCIPPMVHCDLKPSNVLLDDVMGARLSDFGLAKFLQSNNSSSIASSTSLAGPRGSIGYIAPEYGIGNKISTGGDVYSYGIIILEMLTGKRPTNELFNNGLSLQKFVGSAFPEKIGEILDPSVIANFRDEGVHSSIDHGEHATVGMPSCITQLVKLGLSCSMETPKDRPAMSDVYAEVSAIKREYSALNLK, encoded by the exons ATGTGTGACACACCGAGAAGGCTCCTAGCCATTGTTGCCGTGGCCTCTCTTTTGAACTTCACTGccgctgcttcttcttcttcctcatctaaCACCGACGACTTACAAACGCTCCTTTGCTTGAAGCTCCATCTCTCCAGCAGCCCTGCTGCCAGCAGGCGTCTTGGCTCATGGGCACAGAACAGCTCCCTCCATTTCTGCAGCTGGCCCGGCGTCACTTGCAGCAACGAGTCTCATGTCGTCGCACTGGACCTCGAGAAGTCCAGCCTCGATGGCCAGATACCACCCTGCATCGCCAACCTCACCCTCCTCTCAAGAGTCCACTTCCCGGGCAATCTGCTTAGCGGCCACATTCCGGCGCAGCTTGGTGACCTCAGCAGGTTGACCTACCTTAACCTCAGCTACAATAGCCTCACCGGTTCAATCCCCAGCACCCTGTCTTCCACCACATCCCCCCAGCTCCAGGTGATTGATCTTGGCAACAACCAGCTCACTGGAGACATCCCAGAAACACTCGGGGCGCTCCGCAACCTCTCTGTTCTACGCCTTGCTCGCAACAGCTTGACAGGCCACATTCCCCTCTCGCTCGGAAGCAGCGGATCTTCCCTTGTCTCCGTGATTCTCACAAACAATTCCCTCACGGGACCCGTGCCGCCGGCCCTTGCTAGCAGCTCATCTCTTCAGGTGCTGGACCTGGTAAGAAACAACCTCGACGGAGAGATCCCTGCTGCCCTCTTCAACAGCACATCGCTCCAGAGACTAGCCCTTGGATGGAACAACTTTGCGGGGTCTATACCAGCTGTTTCAAATGTCGACTCGCCCCTGCAGTCTCTCATATTGTCGGTGAATAACCTTGCAGGCACCATACCTTGGACTCTGGGTAATTTCTCTTCCCTTCAGACGCTCCTTCTTGCGGCCAACAGTTTACAAGGAAGCATCCCTGCGAGCATAGGAGAGATCCCAAACTTGCAAGTACTAGACATGTCTTACAACCGCTTGTCGGGGACTGTCCCATCCTCCCTATACAACTTGTCTTCACTCACTTACCTTAGCTTAGCTGTCAACGATTTCATTGGGGGCATTCCATTTGACATCGGGTACACCCTTCCAAGCATCCAAATTCTCATCTTGCAAGAAAATAACTTCCAGGGCAAAATCCCTCTATCTCTAGCCAATGCGACAGATTTTGTGTCCATTAACCTAGGGGCTAATGCATTTCATGGTGTTATCCCTTCTTTTGGGTCCCTTCCTGCCTTAAATGACCTGATTCTGGCAAGTAACCAGCTCGAAGCTGGAGACTGGTCATTCCTCTCCTCGTTGGCAAATTGCACACAGCTGCAGGTCTTGTCTTTGGGAACCAACATGATGCAAGGGAATCTGCCGAGTTCAGTTGGTAGCCTTGCAAACAGCCTGCAGGCTTTGGTGCTGCACGCAAATATGATATCTGGAAGCATACCACCGGAGATAGGAAACCTCACAAACCTCGCATATATTAGGATGGAGCAGAATCAGTTTGCTGGCGATCTCCCCGACGCGATCGGAAACCTTGCAAACCTGACTTTCCTAAACCTGTCACGGAACAGGCTTTCAGGACGGATTCCACTTTCAATAGGCAAACTCCGCCAGCTGAACAAACTCCTCTTGCAAGATAATAATCTCAGCGGGCCCATTCCCAGGACGCTGGGTGATTGTAACGGTTTAATCACTCTCAACCTTTCATGCAACGCCTTGAATGAGAGCATACCAAAAGAGCTCTTCTTCCTTGACTCCTTATCAGAAGGTCTCGATTTGTCCCACAACCAGCTTTCTGGGCAGATTCCACAGGAGATAGGTGGCTTGATCAACATAGGCCGACTGAATTTTTCCAACAACTATCTTTCTGGGCACATTCCAACTGCTCTAGGCTCTTGTGTCCGCTTAGAGTTCCTACGCCTGGAGTCCAACTCTCTTGATGGCAGAATTCCGGGATCTTTCATCAATTTGAGAGGTACAGTGCAAATTGATCTATCACGAAACAACTTGAGTGGTGAAATTCCAAACTTTTTTCAGTCCTTCAATTCTTTGAGGCTCCTGAACTTGTCCTTCAACGACCTTGAGGGTCAAATGCCACAAGGGGGGATATTTCAGAATTCTAGTGAGGTATTTGTCCAAGGGAACACGATGTTATGCTCTAGTTCCCCAATGTTACAACTCCCACTTTGCGTTGCATCATCCAGAGACCGTCGCACTCGGCGCAATCTAATGATAACTGGGATTAGTGTGGCGGCTGTTGCGTTGGTTGCTTTCTCATTTGTAGTATTTATTCTGGTGAAGAGGAGTAAGAGGTCCAAACAGTCAGATAATCCATCATTCACAGAGATGAAGAGCTTCTCATATGCTGATTTAGTCAAAGCAACAAATGGTTTCTCTCAAGACAACTTGGTTGGCTCGGGGGCATATGGAGCAGTATATAAAGCTGTACTTGAGTCTGAAACAATTGGAGTGGTTGCTATCAAAGTTTTCAAGCTTGATCAACTAGGAGCACCAAAAAGCTTCATTGCTGAGTGTGAAGCCTTTAGAAACACTCGTCATCATAATCTGGTAAGAGTAATTTCGGTATGCTCAACATGGGACAACAGAGGGAATGACTTCAAAGCTCTTATCATTGAATACATGGCTAACGGAACCCTAGAGAGCTGGATTTATTCAGAAACAAGAAGACCGTTGAGTTTGGGCTCCAGAGTAACAATAGCAGTGGACATAGCTGCTGCATTGGACTATTTACATAACAGTTGCATCCCCCCCATGGTACATTGTGATTTGAAGCCTAGCAACGTGCTTCTAGATGATGTCATGGGTGCCCGTCTCAGTGACTTTGGATTAGCTAAGTTCCTTCAAAGTAATAATTCTTCAAGTATTGCTTCTTCTACAAGCTTAGCAGGACCAAGAGGATCAATTGGATACATTGCACCAG AGTATGGCATTGGGAACAAGATCTCAACAGGAGGCGATGTCTACAGCTATGGAATTATCATCCTAGAAATGCTCACGGGTAAACGGCCAACAAATGAGTTGTTTAATAATGGTCTGAGCCTTCAGAAATTTGTGGGAAGTGCATTTCCTGAAAAGATTGGTGAGATACTTGATCCGAGTGTCATCGCAAATTTCAGAGATGAAGGCGTTCACAGTAGCATAGACCATGGAGAGCATGCAACAGTGGGAATGCCCAGCTGCATTACGCAACTTGTTAAGCTTGGCCTCTCATGCTCTATGGAGACACCAAAAGATCGACCGGCAATGTCGGACGTTTACGCAGAAGTGTCCGCAATCAAACGGGAATATTCAGCACTGAACCTTAAGTAG
- the LOC127291757 gene encoding uncharacterized protein: MLLSAFGGQLRLISATSSWASPRRRTPLSKLQLQMDSGSKKLLGIQPNELRFSSEANKQASCSIHLTNRTDHHIAFKVKNNNPKRYCVQPNISIVTPQSTCNVSVTMGTQSEAPPEMQCRDKFLVQSVVVREGTTVEDVTEDKDMFKIHAGNLVDEVKLKVLFLQPPWHVEEGSEESLSPRPSSSGGGNIHYKDMKHISKRFLTIKPDALCFPFETTRQIMCFMYLTNTTTDFIAFKVKNTNPKRYWVRPNISIVPPQSTYDVNVIMKPQEEAPPNMHCKDMFLVQSVVVREATTTNDLTEEMFKKQAGNAMDKTKLKVLYVQPPSPRQEGSKEGSSPRSSGPAEANINFQDTGSTLHNMTLQNLKDITNNFCEKMIVGRGGFGVVYKGLLGDGKMIAVKKLVQSISGSQKPFENEINLLMKLKHPNIVQLVSYCYETQHLHNNYEGKLIFAENTQCLLCLEYLPNGSLEKYITDASSGLDWPTRYKIIEGISYGLQYLHEQDGGPIIHLDLKPGNILLDEQMLPKVTDFGLSRLNDEKQTIRTKNISGTLGYMPPEYLQGMVTPMSDIFSLGVIIMEVITGHRKYLDDNGTPSTVFIELALQKWRDVLQKGPSYTSLEKDCQQIKRCIQVGLMCLNPERTKRPTMKKIIVMLQGLESINWDITNG; this comes from the exons ATGCTTCTTTCTGCATTTGGGGGCCAATTAAGATTGATCAGCGCGACATCATCTTGGGCATCACCGCGCAGGCGCACACCCCTCTCCAAATTACAGTTGCAGATGGACTCCGGCTCGAAGAAGTTGCTCGGGATCCAGCCCAACGAGCTCCGCTTCTCAT CTGAGGCGAATAAGCAGGCCTCGTGCTCTATACACCTGACGAACAGAACGGATCACCACATCGCCTTCAAG GTTAAGAATAATAACCCTAAGAGATACTGCGTTCAGCCCAACATCTCTATTGTGACACCACAGTCGACCTGCAATGTCAGCG TTACAATGGGAACACAAAGTGAGGCTCCACCAGAGATGCAATGCAGGGACAAGTTTCTCGTTCAGAGCGTTGTGGTAAGGGAGGGAACAACGGTCGAGGATGTAACTGAAGACAAAGACATG TTCAAAATACATGCAGGTAATCTAGTGGATGAGGTGAAGCTGAAGGTGTTATTTTTACAACCACCATGGCATGTGGAGGAGGGATCTGAAGAAAGTTTGTCGCCTCGTCCTTCATCGTCTGGTGGGGGCAACATACATTATAAAGAT ATGAAACACATCTCGAAGAGGTTCCTCACGATCAAACCCGATGCGCTCTGCTTCCCCT TTGAAACAACGAGGCAAATCATGTGCTTTATGTATCTAACGAATACAACAACCGACTTCATTGCATTTAAG GTTAAAAATACTAATCCTAAGAGATATTGGGTTCGGCCCAACATCTCTATTGTGCCACCGCAGTCCACCTACGATGTCAATG TTATAATGAAACCACAAGAAGAGGCACCGCCAAACATGCATTGTAAGGACATGTTTCTCGTGCAGAGTGTTGTGGTGAGGGAAGCAACAACAACTAACGATCTAACTGAGGAGATG TTTAAAAAGCAAGCAGGTAATGCAATGGACAAGACAAAGCTGAAGGTACTCTATGTACAACCACCATCGCCCAGGCAGGAGGGGTCTAAAGAGGGTTCGTCGCCTCGTTCTTCTGGGCCCGCTGAGGCAAACATAAATTTTCAAGAT ACGGGATCCACGTTACACAACATGACGTTGCAAAATTTGAAAGATATCACAAACAACTTCTGTGAGAAGATGATAGTAGGAAGGGGTGGTTTTGGTGTGGTATATAAG GGTTTGCTAGGTGACGGGAAAATGATTGCTGTCAAGAAGCTTGTGCAATCAATATCGGGATCCCAAAAGCCATTTGAGAATGAGATTAATCTTCTTATGAAGCTGAAGCACCCAAATATAGTGCAACTAGTAAGCTATTGCTATGAAACGCAACACTTACATAATAATTATGAAGGAAAATTAATATTTGCTGAGAATACACAATGTTTGCTTTGCTTGGAATATTTACCTAATGGAAGTCTTGAGAAGTATATTACAG ATGCATCATCTGGACTTGATTGGCCCACGCGCTACAAAATAATTGAGGGGATTTCCTATGGTCTACAATACCTCCATGAGCAAGACGGCGGTCCAATTATTCACTTGGACCTAAAACCCGGGAACATATTGCTAGATGAACAAATGTTGCCAAAAGTTACCGACTTTGGTCTATCGAGACTGAATGATGAAAAACAAACTATTCGCACAAAAAATATTAGTGGAACGTT AGGTTACATGCCACCGGAATACCTACAAGGTATGGTCACACCTATGTCAGATATATTCAGTTTGGGTGTAATAATCATGGAGGTAATAACGGGACACAGGAAGTACCTAGATGATAATGGAACACCTTCCACGGTCTTCATCGAGCTT GCGCTTCAGAAATGGAGAGATGTGTTGCAAAAAGGACCAAGCTATACATCACTAGAAAAAGACTGCCAACAAATAAAAAGATGCATTCAAGTTGGTCTAATGTGCCTAAATCCCGAGCGGACTAAaaggcctacaatgaagaaaattATTGTTATGCTTCAAGGGCTGGAAAGTATTAATTGGGACATTACCAACGGGTAA
- the LOC127291755 gene encoding G-type lectin S-receptor-like serine/threonine-protein kinase SRK isoform X2: MSLQHLKDITQNFSDERILGRGGFGVVYKGIKKGTLNEEIVAVKKLVQPTSISSNQFENEVNFLMKLKHPNIVRLLGYCYEMQNVRTLHEGKFIFVWSTESLLCLECLPMGSLDRYISDASSGLDWSQRLKIIEGISYGLQYLHEQSNYPIVHLDLKPANILLDENMLPKITDFGLSRLFDQGQTILTASISGTLGYMPPEYLRGIITPMFDIFSLGVIIMEEVQKWRHRMQQAPSYTSLEIDCKQIRRCIQIGLICVNPERTKRPAVNRIINMLHGLESMNWYISNELSSHVIQDGAIDQQRRMPQRPVYLPPWPLGLRSFVSLAGLRS; this comes from the exons ATGTCGTTACAACATTTGAAAGACATCACACAAAACTTCTCTGATGAGAGAATACTTGGTAGAGGTGGTTTTGGTGTGGTATATAAG GGTATTAAAAAAGGTACTTTGAACGAGGAAATAGTTGCAGTGAAGAAACTTGTGCAACCAACCTCGATCTCAAGCAACCAATTTGAGAATGAGGTTAATTTTCTTATGAAACTAAAGCATCCAAATATAGTGCGACTACTAGGCTATTGCTATGAAATGCAAAATGTACGTACACTTCATGAAGGAAAATTCATTTTTGTTTGGAGCACTGAAAGTTTGCTTTGCTTGGAATGTCTACCTATGGGAAGTCTTGACAGGTACATTTCAG ATGCATCTTCCGGACTCGATTGGTCCCAGCGCCTCAAAATAATTGAGGGGATTTCCTATGGTCTACAGTACCTGCACGAGCAATCCAATTATCCTATTGTTCACTTGGACCTAAAACCCGCGAACATATTGCTTGATGAAAATATGCTACCAAAAATTACAGACTTTGGTCTGTCACGATTATTTGATCAAGGACAAACTATTCTCACTGCATCTATTAGTGGAACGCT AGGTTATATGCCGCCAGAATACCTACGGGGTATAATCACACCTATGTTTGACATATTCAGTTTGGGTGTAATAATCATGGAG GAAGTTCAAAAATGGAGACACAGGATGCAACAAGCCCCGTCATATACATCGCTAGAAATAGATTGCAAACAAATAAGAAGATGCATTCAAATAGGTCTAATATGTGTGAATCCCGAGCGAACCAAAAGGCCTGCAGTGAATAGAATTATCAATATGCTTCATGGTTTGGAAAGTATGAATTGGTACATTAGCAACGAG TTATCAAGCCATGTCATCCAGGATGGAGCCATAGATCAGCAAAGGAGAATGCCACAGCGTCCAGTTTATCTTCCTCCCTG GCCTTTGGGTCTCCGTTCGTTCGTATCCCTTGCAGGTCTCCGGTCCTAG
- the LOC127291755 gene encoding cysteine-rich receptor-like protein kinase 10 isoform X1 — translation MSLQHLKDITQNFSDERILGRGGFGVVYKGIKKGTLNEEIVAVKKLVQPTSISSNQFENEVNFLMKLKHPNIVRLLGYCYEMQNVRTLHEGKFIFVWSTESLLCLECLPMGSLDRYISDASSGLDWSQRLKIIEGISYGLQYLHEQSNYPIVHLDLKPANILLDENMLPKITDFGLSRLFDQGQTILTASISGTLGYMPPEYLRGIITPMFDIFSLGVIIMEVITGHREYPYDIRTSSEFVELEVQKWRHRMQQAPSYTSLEIDCKQIRRCIQIGLICVNPERTKRPAVNRIINMLHGLESMNWYISNELSSHVIQDGAIDQQRRMPQRPVYLPPWPLGLRSFVSLAGLRS, via the exons ATGTCGTTACAACATTTGAAAGACATCACACAAAACTTCTCTGATGAGAGAATACTTGGTAGAGGTGGTTTTGGTGTGGTATATAAG GGTATTAAAAAAGGTACTTTGAACGAGGAAATAGTTGCAGTGAAGAAACTTGTGCAACCAACCTCGATCTCAAGCAACCAATTTGAGAATGAGGTTAATTTTCTTATGAAACTAAAGCATCCAAATATAGTGCGACTACTAGGCTATTGCTATGAAATGCAAAATGTACGTACACTTCATGAAGGAAAATTCATTTTTGTTTGGAGCACTGAAAGTTTGCTTTGCTTGGAATGTCTACCTATGGGAAGTCTTGACAGGTACATTTCAG ATGCATCTTCCGGACTCGATTGGTCCCAGCGCCTCAAAATAATTGAGGGGATTTCCTATGGTCTACAGTACCTGCACGAGCAATCCAATTATCCTATTGTTCACTTGGACCTAAAACCCGCGAACATATTGCTTGATGAAAATATGCTACCAAAAATTACAGACTTTGGTCTGTCACGATTATTTGATCAAGGACAAACTATTCTCACTGCATCTATTAGTGGAACGCT AGGTTATATGCCGCCAGAATACCTACGGGGTATAATCACACCTATGTTTGACATATTCAGTTTGGGTGTAATAATCATGGAGGTAATAACTGGACACAGGGAATACCCATATGATATCAGAACATCTTCCGAGTTTGTTGAGCTT GAAGTTCAAAAATGGAGACACAGGATGCAACAAGCCCCGTCATATACATCGCTAGAAATAGATTGCAAACAAATAAGAAGATGCATTCAAATAGGTCTAATATGTGTGAATCCCGAGCGAACCAAAAGGCCTGCAGTGAATAGAATTATCAATATGCTTCATGGTTTGGAAAGTATGAATTGGTACATTAGCAACGAG TTATCAAGCCATGTCATCCAGGATGGAGCCATAGATCAGCAAAGGAGAATGCCACAGCGTCCAGTTTATCTTCCTCCCTG GCCTTTGGGTCTCCGTTCGTTCGTATCCCTTGCAGGTCTCCGGTCCTAG
- the LOC127291755 gene encoding cysteine-rich receptor-like protein kinase 43 isoform X3, producing the protein MSLDRYISDASSGLDWSQRLKIIEGISYGLQYLHEQSNYPIVHLDLKPANILLDENMLPKITDFGLSRLFDQGQTILTASISGTLGYMPPEYLRGIITPMFDIFSLGVIIMEVITGHREYPYDIRTSSEFVELEVQKWRHRMQQAPSYTSLEIDCKQIRRCIQIGLICVNPERTKRPAVNRIINMLHGLESMNWYISNELSSHVIQDGAIDQQRRMPQRPVYLPPWPLGLRSFVSLAGLRS; encoded by the exons ATGAG TCTTGACAGGTACATTTCAG ATGCATCTTCCGGACTCGATTGGTCCCAGCGCCTCAAAATAATTGAGGGGATTTCCTATGGTCTACAGTACCTGCACGAGCAATCCAATTATCCTATTGTTCACTTGGACCTAAAACCCGCGAACATATTGCTTGATGAAAATATGCTACCAAAAATTACAGACTTTGGTCTGTCACGATTATTTGATCAAGGACAAACTATTCTCACTGCATCTATTAGTGGAACGCT AGGTTATATGCCGCCAGAATACCTACGGGGTATAATCACACCTATGTTTGACATATTCAGTTTGGGTGTAATAATCATGGAGGTAATAACTGGACACAGGGAATACCCATATGATATCAGAACATCTTCCGAGTTTGTTGAGCTT GAAGTTCAAAAATGGAGACACAGGATGCAACAAGCCCCGTCATATACATCGCTAGAAATAGATTGCAAACAAATAAGAAGATGCATTCAAATAGGTCTAATATGTGTGAATCCCGAGCGAACCAAAAGGCCTGCAGTGAATAGAATTATCAATATGCTTCATGGTTTGGAAAGTATGAATTGGTACATTAGCAACGAG TTATCAAGCCATGTCATCCAGGATGGAGCCATAGATCAGCAAAGGAGAATGCCACAGCGTCCAGTTTATCTTCCTCCCTG GCCTTTGGGTCTCCGTTCGTTCGTATCCCTTGCAGGTCTCCGGTCCTAG
- the LOC139838830 gene encoding cysteine-rich receptor-like protein kinase 4: MSISLSVIKEITKGFSDELKIGSGCSGKVYKAVHNGEEIVVKLFHDNLRFEDQKFESEFPNLMKIYHPNIAREYMPPEFSSHSNVNEKYDVYSLGIIIIQIMAGHSGYNEFREKGDVKQLIDLVNSNWRKGSNATSSEWNQIDTCIKMAIKCADHESKNRPTTGEIMQILKKSERRWFPVYWWGRTVSFIGKV, translated from the exons ATGTCTATAAGTCTTAGTGTCATAAAGGAGATTACAAAGGGTTTCTCTGATGAGCTGAAGATTGGAAGCGGTTGCTCTGGAAAAGTTTACAAG GCTGTTCATAATGGGGAAGAGATTGTTGTGAAATTGTTTCACGACAATCTAAGATTTGAAGACCAGAAATTTGAAAGTGAATTTCCTAATCTTATGAAGATCTACCATCCAAATATTGCACG TGAGTACATGCCACCGGAGTTCTCCTCGCACAGCAACGTCAATGAGAAGTATGATGTTTATAGTTTAGGCATTATAATCATACAGATTATGGCTGGACATAGTGGTTACAACGAATTTCGTGAAAAAGGTGATGTAAAACAATTGATTGACTTG GTAAACTCAAATTGGAGGAAAGGGTCAAATGCAACATCATCCGAATGGAATCAAATCGATACATGCATAAAAATGGCAATAAAATGTGCGGACCATGAAAGCAAGAATAGACCCACTACAGGAGAAATTATGCAAATTCTGAAGAAGAGTGAAAGACGCTGGTTTCCAGTGTACTGGTGGGGCCGTACTGTATCTTTTATTGGCAAGGTATGA